One Ureaplasma urealyticum serovar 8 str. ATCC 27618 genomic window carries:
- the rpsS gene encoding 30S ribosomal protein S19, which produces MSRSLKKGAYADPSLLKKVEAANASVSKKPIKTWSRRSQIFPNFVGLTFEVHNGKTFLKVYVTEDMIGHKLGEFAPTRNFKNHTEAKR; this is translated from the coding sequence ATGTCTAGAAGTTTAAAAAAAGGTGCTTACGCTGATCCTAGTTTATTAAAAAAAGTTGAAGCAGCTAATGCATCAGTTTCTAAAAAACCAATCAAAACATGATCTAGAAGAAGTCAAATTTTTCCAAACTTTGTTGGATTAACATTTGAAGTTCATAATGGTAAAACTTTCTTAAAAGTTTACGTAACAGAAGATATGATTGGCCATAAATTAGGTGAATTTGCACCAACACGTAATTTCAAAAACCATACAGAAGCTAAACGTTAG
- a CDS encoding BMP family ABC transporter substrate-binding protein: protein MRKIKLNKKIILASVIGTLGVALVPTALVACSQNKTKSDSKNLTLNNFYGRPSSDGDDAYQAIYESKIQDGARMLGLISFRHKNPISKYFNSPKDNQQVSAILIDEIYDLQTGKDRIASITYRADQAAFLAGIAAAYYLNSNQNVFGKDNKLTWGGFVGIHLPSTTRFIQGFKFGIQWANEKLKNKKVKQTENNEEKEWINVEQVFATDYQSGDFSPTSDKAKAIVNQLVSNNVDLILPVAGLQIDYATTAAAESSKPIVVVGVDTEQELDDNTNKARISENNKTLANGKTIIFSIVKRLDLAFKGALLKASEGAQLTNDINKDAYKLGTHTEASFNKNTYVDNTALVELSKAGHQYLIDAIKLSGLKEVNDYKTIVEKIQEDPLFKLLSQTGTKKLDEVATKSQQGDWVLKSEYQNLSFIQLQKMLGGLVYVDQKNELYPYELSNSFYLEKDLNKRQASKAFYNYWNAKDANQINLVKIFLGQSVDVLKDKSFSESIYKGLEEFYKSKNIIIPKLY from the coding sequence ATGAGAAAAATTAAATTAAATAAAAAAATTATTTTAGCATCAGTTATTGGAACATTAGGCGTAGCTTTGGTTCCTACAGCATTGGTTGCATGTAGTCAAAATAAAACAAAATCTGATTCTAAAAACTTAACTTTAAACAATTTTTATGGTCGCCCATCAAGTGATGGTGATGATGCATATCAAGCAATCTATGAGTCTAAAATTCAAGATGGTGCACGTATGTTAGGATTAATTTCATTTAGACATAAGAATCCAATTTCAAAATACTTTAATTCACCAAAAGATAATCAACAAGTTTCAGCAATATTAATTGATGAAATTTATGATTTACAAACAGGTAAAGATCGAATTGCATCAATCACATATCGTGCAGATCAAGCTGCTTTTTTAGCTGGAATTGCTGCAGCTTATTATTTAAATAGTAATCAAAATGTTTTTGGTAAAGATAATAAATTAACATGAGGTGGATTTGTTGGTATTCATTTACCATCAACTACAAGATTTATTCAAGGTTTTAAATTTGGTATTCAATGAGCAAATGAAAAACTAAAAAACAAAAAAGTTAAACAAACAGAAAATAATGAAGAAAAAGAATGAATTAATGTAGAACAAGTCTTTGCTACAGATTATCAATCAGGAGATTTTTCACCAACATCAGATAAAGCAAAAGCAATTGTTAATCAATTAGTTTCTAATAATGTTGATTTAATTTTACCAGTGGCCGGACTTCAAATTGATTATGCAACAACAGCAGCAGCTGAATCAAGTAAACCAATCGTTGTTGTTGGTGTTGATACAGAACAAGAATTAGATGATAATACAAATAAAGCACGTATTAGCGAAAATAATAAAACATTAGCTAATGGTAAAACAATCATTTTTTCTATTGTTAAACGTTTAGATTTAGCTTTTAAAGGCGCTTTATTAAAAGCATCAGAAGGCGCACAATTAACTAATGATATTAACAAAGACGCTTATAAATTAGGAACACACACTGAAGCAAGTTTTAATAAAAATACCTATGTTGATAATACAGCGTTAGTTGAATTATCAAAGGCTGGACATCAGTATTTAATTGATGCGATCAAATTAAGTGGTTTAAAAGAAGTAAATGATTACAAAACAATTGTTGAAAAAATCCAAGAAGATCCTTTATTTAAACTTTTATCACAAACTGGAACTAAAAAATTAGATGAAGTTGCTACTAAATCACAACAAGGTGATTGAGTTTTAAAAAGCGAATATCAAAATTTATCATTTATACAATTACAAAAAATGTTAGGTGGATTAGTTTATGTTGATCAAAAAAATGAACTATATCCATATGAATTATCTAATTCATTTTATTTAGAAAAAGATCTAAATAAACGCCAAGCTTCAAAAGCTTTTTATAATTATTGAAATGCTAAAGATGCTAATCAAATAAATTTAGTTAAGATATTTTTAGGACAATCAGTTGATGTACTAAAAGATAAATCATTTTCTGAATCAATTTATAAAGGATTAGAAGAATTTTATAAATCTAAAAATATTATTATTCCTAAACTATATTAG
- the rpsJ gene encoding 30S ribosomal protein S10 translates to MNQELRIRLESYDHRLLDDTVKTIVNISNSTGSKLRGPIPLPTKKEIFTILRSPHVNKSSREQFERRTHKRLIILENPQPKTMEALKRLSVPFGVEVTFKI, encoded by the coding sequence ATGAATCAAGAATTAAGAATTAGATTAGAATCTTATGACCATAGATTATTAGATGATACAGTAAAAACAATTGTAAACATTTCTAACTCAACAGGTTCTAAATTAAGAGGTCCAATTCCTCTACCAACTAAAAAAGAAATTTTTACAATTTTAAGATCACCACATGTTAATAAATCAAGTCGTGAACAATTTGAAAGAAGAACACACAAACGTTTAATTATTTTAGAAAATCCACAACCTAAAACAATGGAAGCTTTAAAACGTTTATCAGTTCCATTTGGTGTTGAAGTTACTTTCAAAATTTAA
- a CDS encoding amino acid permease, with the protein MINNKIKEVKIKKKLEKNKKVSLMGFVLLTASAIIAFYTFPSLSTAGWIAIIFAFITAMCWFIPIGIAAAEMATIKGWTEGGIFTWVRNLLGPRNGFIVTWLQFQVTFGFVAMILFVLSSFSFAFAGADGYNYFNTLKLGTTLNQATSVNFSKNFNNGALYGIGIVVVAGLIFMSLLGQKRTHQFGQVALIIGILLPFFIILGFQIYTVATMPDPLYFIGKHFQKEPHLDPSVTGTSYELNKTFMSSVVMASFMAFSFSLHGVEVSAIAANRMDNPSKKYPQAMMFVVISALFCIIIGSVMISMTVPTSTLSFNGGLVQTIMFNLSVSGIDVKLPDGTVAHYKTLAHAYSVVETQYGTAAANQVMYQFVYGHPINTGSDLARSDLLTLTSEVNDPLKNPSLFISVMNVETNKMAMQGLQAITFFIGIGVFVEVAVWMSNLSTGLNYAMRKAHFPVWVTYRLKNGSALTVAILWIALLMCIFAIYMFGYNSLMQYKGQTISDVLANEIRIDQNQKEPMALLSNQNLDEIKLMARSIYEHSHAPGAQANVLHFDFNKHANSEVNAIYEKIKDYIGINAVASGTPASITNISFISNVVSQISMYYIGYNIFLIGYLRYVFKANWLRREFRVKWPWLQISLALLAMGVNTFAVVATYLPAAPELYPGQEAYYVFISIALPMFVCTLLLGLFIYLINYAWNKKRGINLSEHSNLTNVDQNVLDVINNWHLYKNQKEFAKFERHVQLLQQKQVIVRTTKDKVQRELVANEMQYLAAEIATRFAPEEEH; encoded by the coding sequence TTGATAAATAATAAAATAAAAGAAGTAAAAATCAAAAAGAAACTAGAAAAAAACAAAAAAGTTTCTTTAATGGGTTTTGTTTTACTAACAGCTTCAGCAATTATTGCTTTTTATACATTCCCATCACTTTCAACAGCTGGTTGAATTGCAATTATCTTTGCTTTTATTACAGCTATGTGTTGATTCATTCCAATTGGGATTGCAGCCGCTGAAATGGCAACAATTAAAGGTTGGACCGAGGGGGGAATATTTACCTGGGTGCGAAATTTATTAGGTCCACGAAACGGGTTTATTGTAACCTGATTACAATTCCAAGTCACATTTGGATTTGTGGCCATGATCTTATTCGTCCTTTCATCCTTCTCATTTGCTTTCGCAGGTGCTGATGGATATAATTATTTTAATACACTTAAGTTGGGAACAACTTTAAACCAAGCCACATCAGTTAACTTCTCAAAAAACTTTAACAATGGGGCATTATATGGAATTGGTATTGTTGTTGTTGCAGGTCTAATCTTTATGAGTTTATTAGGTCAAAAACGAACTCACCAATTTGGACAAGTTGCCTTAATTATTGGTATTTTACTACCATTCTTTATTATCTTAGGATTCCAAATTTATACAGTGGCAACAATGCCAGATCCATTATACTTTATTGGAAAACACTTCCAAAAAGAACCACATTTAGATCCAAGTGTAACTGGTACTTCTTATGAATTAAATAAAACTTTCATGTCATCAGTTGTTATGGCATCTTTCATGGCATTTAGTTTTAGCTTACATGGTGTAGAAGTTTCAGCTATTGCTGCTAATCGAATGGATAATCCATCTAAGAAATATCCACAAGCCATGATGTTTGTTGTAATTTCTGCTTTATTTTGCATTATTATTGGATCAGTTATGATTTCAATGACTGTACCAACATCAACATTATCATTCAATGGTGGATTAGTACAAACAATTATGTTTAACTTATCTGTTAGTGGAATTGATGTTAAACTACCAGATGGAACAGTTGCTCATTATAAAACACTAGCACATGCATACTCAGTGGTTGAAACTCAATATGGTACAGCTGCTGCTAACCAAGTTATGTATCAATTTGTGTATGGCCATCCAATTAATACAGGTAGTGACTTAGCACGTTCTGATTTATTAACACTAACATCAGAAGTTAATGATCCTTTAAAAAATCCATCTTTATTTATTTCTGTTATGAATGTAGAAACAAATAAAATGGCTATGCAAGGATTACAAGCTATTACTTTCTTTATTGGAATAGGTGTATTTGTTGAAGTTGCTGTTTGAATGTCAAACCTTTCAACCGGATTAAATTATGCAATGCGTAAAGCTCACTTCCCAGTATGGGTTACATATCGTTTAAAGAATGGGTCAGCGTTAACAGTAGCAATTTTATGAATTGCATTACTAATGTGCATTTTTGCAATTTATATGTTTGGTTATAATTCATTAATGCAATACAAAGGTCAAACAATTAGTGACGTGTTAGCAAACGAAATTCGTATTGATCAAAACCAAAAAGAACCAATGGCTTTATTATCTAATCAAAATTTAGATGAAATTAAATTAATGGCACGTTCAATTTACGAACATAGTCATGCTCCTGGAGCACAAGCTAATGTTTTACATTTTGATTTTAATAAACATGCTAATAGTGAAGTAAATGCAATTTATGAAAAAATTAAAGATTATATTGGTATTAATGCCGTAGCATCTGGAACACCAGCATCAATTACTAATATTTCATTTATTTCAAACGTTGTTTCACAAATTTCAATGTACTACATTGGATACAACATTTTCTTAATTGGATATTTAAGATATGTGTTTAAAGCTAATTGATTACGTCGTGAATTTAGAGTTAAATGACCTTGATTACAAATTAGTTTAGCTTTATTAGCGATGGGTGTTAATACATTTGCAGTTGTTGCAACTTACTTACCAGCTGCTCCAGAATTATACCCTGGTCAAGAAGCTTATTATGTATTCATTTCAATTGCATTACCAATGTTTGTATGCACATTATTACTTGGATTATTTATTTATCTAATTAATTATGCTTGAAATAAAAAACGTGGTATTAATTTATCAGAACATTCAAACTTAACAAACGTTGATCAAAATGTTTTAGATGTAATTAATAATTGACATTTATATAAAAATCAAAAAGAATTTGCTAAATTTGAACGTCATGTACAATTATTACAACAAAAACAAGTAATTGTAAGAACAACAAAAGATAAAGTGCAAAGAGAGTTAGTTGCGAATGAAATGCAATATTTAGCAGCTGAAATCGCAACAAGATTTGCACCAGAAGAAGAACATTAA
- the rplV gene encoding 50S ribosomal protein L22 — translation MTNKVIQRNIHISHRKASLVIDLVRNKPVHEAIRILSNTPKKFAPIVLKLLNSAISNVQHNSKDMDPSKLYIYKIVANQGPTMKRTLPRAKGSADQLFKRTTHLEIVLSDDVNEREKELAAIKAKKSKKPLVVEPVAKVETKKVAKPSKVETKPVEKDENVDPELLKREQQVLKVVEKTASQKEEETTETIMISTSPKNAQVLFDDLEKNVIFYKTTPVNKVLRVLVYVTSPTKKVVGEFDLESVEIGAISSIWRKYNKQSVISKKEYDAYYEGKDKAHALVSKKAYKYRNPKDLSEYNMTKGPSGFQYLK, via the coding sequence ATGACAAATAAAGTTATTCAAAGAAATATTCATATTTCGCACCGTAAAGCTTCTCTTGTAATTGATTTAGTTCGAAACAAGCCAGTACATGAAGCAATTCGAATTTTAAGCAATACACCAAAGAAGTTTGCTCCAATCGTTTTGAAATTACTTAACTCAGCAATTTCAAACGTTCAACATAACTCTAAAGATATGGATCCAAGTAAACTATATATTTACAAAATTGTAGCTAATCAAGGTCCAACAATGAAAAGAACACTACCACGTGCTAAGGGTTCTGCTGATCAATTATTTAAACGTACAACACATTTAGAAATTGTTTTATCTGATGATGTTAATGAACGTGAAAAAGAATTAGCAGCTATTAAAGCTAAAAAATCAAAAAAACCATTAGTAGTTGAACCAGTCGCTAAAGTTGAAACTAAAAAAGTTGCTAAACCAAGCAAAGTAGAAACAAAACCAGTTGAAAAAGACGAAAACGTTGATCCAGAACTTTTAAAACGTGAACAACAAGTTTTAAAAGTTGTTGAAAAAACTGCTTCACAAAAAGAAGAAGAAACAACTGAAACAATTATGATTTCAACATCACCTAAGAATGCACAAGTTTTATTTGATGATTTAGAAAAAAATGTAATCTTTTATAAAACAACACCTGTTAATAAAGTTTTACGTGTACTAGTTTATGTAACTAGCCCAACTAAAAAAGTTGTTGGTGAATTTGATTTAGAATCAGTTGAAATTGGTGCAATCTCATCAATTTGAAGAAAATACAACAAACAATCTGTAATTTCTAAAAAAGAATATGATGCTTACTATGAAGGAAAAGATAAAGCACATGCACTTGTAAGCAAAAAAGCATATAAATACCGTAATCCAAAAGATCTTAGCGAATACAACATGACTAAAGGTCCAAGTGGATTCCAATATTTAAAATAG
- the rplC gene encoding 50S ribosomal protein L3 — MKSLLGTKVGMTQVFTETGKAVAATVIYVEPNKVLAVKTNEKDGYNAIQIGYETVKEKALNKPLLGQFKKANSDPKRHIKEFRDVVAEVGAELTVSEFEPGQLVNAQAYTKGHGFTGSIKRHNFSMGPMGHGAGYPHRYVGSIAKGRGGSQAQRVFKGTKLPGHYGHELVTTKNLLVLDVKANENLILIKGAIPGPKGSIVLLKSAKKVGHIVSDPQVVNYLANKASSSEANK, encoded by the coding sequence ATGAAATCATTATTAGGAACAAAAGTTGGCATGACTCAAGTTTTTACAGAAACAGGTAAAGCTGTAGCTGCCACAGTTATCTATGTTGAACCAAATAAGGTTTTAGCTGTTAAAACTAATGAAAAAGACGGCTACAATGCAATTCAAATTGGTTATGAAACAGTAAAAGAAAAAGCATTAAACAAACCATTATTAGGTCAATTCAAAAAAGCAAACTCAGATCCAAAACGTCACATTAAAGAATTTAGAGACGTTGTTGCTGAAGTTGGCGCTGAATTAACAGTTAGTGAATTTGAACCAGGACAATTAGTTAATGCACAAGCATATACTAAAGGACACGGATTTACAGGTTCAATTAAACGTCATAATTTTAGTATGGGTCCAATGGGTCATGGTGCTGGTTATCCACATCGTTATGTTGGTTCTATTGCTAAAGGACGTGGGGGTAGTCAAGCTCAACGTGTTTTCAAAGGAACTAAATTACCTGGCCATTATGGGCATGAATTAGTAACAACTAAAAACTTACTAGTATTAGATGTTAAAGCAAATGAAAATTTAATCCTAATCAAAGGCGCTATTCCAGGACCAAAAGGTTCAATTGTTTTATTAAAATCAGCTAAAAAAGTTGGCCATATCGTAAGCGATCCACAAGTTGTTAACTACTTAGCTAATAAAGCATCATCAAGTGAAGCAAACAAATAA
- the rplD gene encoding 50S ribosomal protein L4 codes for MAKIKLLSIDGNFAKELEVTSDLFVEVPHKQAMFDSVLAENAAERQGTHSTLTKGEVRGGGKKPWRQKHTGKARTGSTRNPHWTGGGVVFGPKPNRNYNLKVNAKVRLLAFKSALTIKLNEGKMLGLVANSDLETPSTKKMVNFINNANLENQKVLLVIADHFSNIKKSTNNLQKVTTKLWYQVSVRDLMHANVVVVAEEAFTNYARKVSK; via the coding sequence ATGGCAAAAATTAAATTATTATCTATTGATGGTAACTTCGCAAAAGAACTTGAAGTAACTTCTGATCTTTTTGTTGAAGTGCCTCACAAACAAGCAATGTTTGACTCAGTGCTTGCTGAAAATGCAGCTGAACGTCAAGGTACACATTCAACCCTAACAAAGGGTGAAGTTCGTGGTGGTGGTAAAAAACCATGAAGACAAAAACACACAGGTAAAGCACGTACAGGTTCAACACGTAACCCACATTGAACAGGTGGGGGTGTGGTATTTGGTCCAAAACCAAATCGTAACTACAATTTAAAAGTTAACGCAAAAGTAAGACTATTAGCTTTCAAATCAGCATTAACTATTAAATTAAATGAAGGAAAAATGTTAGGTTTAGTAGCAAATAGCGATTTAGAAACACCTTCAACTAAAAAAATGGTAAATTTCATTAATAACGCTAACTTAGAAAACCAAAAAGTTTTATTAGTAATAGCAGACCATTTTAGTAATATTAAAAAATCAACAAACAATTTACAAAAAGTTACAACAAAATTATGATACCAAGTTTCAGTTCGTGATTTAATGCATGCAAATGTTGTTGTTGTAGCTGAAGAAGCATTTACAAATTACGCAAGAAAGGTAAGTAAATAA
- the rpsC gene encoding 30S ribosomal protein S3 produces MGQKVNPNGLRFGINKQWLSRWVPTDQLQMAKWLVEDDKIRKYLSTKYKNAGIDHVEIERDQQRVNVYVYAVQSGLLIGTEASEKKLIELAINKIVGRKQLVSLKVVEVQIPELQASLMAREIADAIENRVSFRIAQKMVIKKVLKAGARGIKTHVSGRLGGVEMAREEGYTQGVMTLHTLRADIDYSMQEAHTTYGIIGVKVWINRGELFGNKLVNSVAHAANKEFSRSSKPKKGSFNRSSRSKNTKPAPKQAVSE; encoded by the coding sequence ATGGGTCAAAAAGTAAATCCAAATGGACTAAGATTTGGAATCAACAAACAATGACTATCTCGTTGAGTGCCAACTGATCAATTACAAATGGCTAAATGATTAGTTGAAGATGATAAGATTAGAAAATATTTATCAACAAAATATAAAAATGCTGGTATTGATCATGTAGAAATTGAACGTGACCAACAACGGGTAAATGTTTATGTATATGCTGTACAAAGTGGTTTATTAATTGGAACAGAAGCATCAGAAAAGAAATTAATTGAATTAGCAATTAACAAAATTGTTGGTCGTAAACAATTAGTATCTTTAAAAGTAGTTGAAGTTCAAATTCCAGAATTACAAGCTTCATTAATGGCACGTGAAATTGCTGACGCAATTGAAAATAGAGTTTCATTTAGAATAGCTCAAAAAATGGTAATTAAAAAAGTTCTAAAAGCTGGTGCTAGAGGTATTAAAACACACGTTTCAGGTCGTTTAGGTGGCGTGGAAATGGCACGTGAAGAAGGATATACACAAGGTGTAATGACTTTACATACATTACGTGCAGATATTGATTATTCAATGCAAGAAGCACATACAACTTATGGAATTATTGGTGTTAAAGTTTGAATTAATCGTGGCGAATTATTTGGTAATAAATTAGTAAACAGTGTTGCGCATGCTGCAAATAAAGAATTTAGTCGTAGTTCAAAACCAAAAAAAGGATCATTTAATCGTTCATCAAGATCAAAAAATACTAAACCTGCTCCAAAGCAAGCAGTTAGCGAATAG
- the rplB gene encoding 50S ribosomal protein L2, whose amino-acid sequence MAVKRIKNHSSGKRQTVVVDYKSILTTSKPEKSLLVTLPKKAGRNNQGKITIRHHGGGHKRKYRIIDFKRNKDNIYGTIKSIEYDPNRTSFISLVVYADGEKRYIIAPKGIKVGDKIISGNENIDILLGNSLPLEFIPEGTLVHNIELSPNAGGQITRSAGASAQILGFDETKKYILVKLNSGEVRKFRKECRATIGTVSNDEHILENLGKAGKSRHLGVRPTVRGSAMNPNDHPHGGGEGRSPVGMDAPRTPWGKRHMGVKTRNNKKSSTSMIVRRRK is encoded by the coding sequence ATGGCAGTTAAACGTATTAAAAACCATAGTAGTGGTAAAAGACAAACTGTTGTTGTTGATTACAAATCGATTTTAACAACAAGTAAACCAGAAAAATCATTGCTTGTTACTTTACCTAAAAAAGCAGGTAGAAACAACCAAGGGAAAATTACAATTAGACACCATGGTGGTGGTCATAAACGTAAATATCGTATTATTGATTTTAAAAGAAATAAAGATAATATTTATGGAACTATTAAATCAATTGAATATGATCCAAATAGAACATCATTTATTTCATTAGTTGTTTACGCTGATGGAGAAAAACGTTATATTATTGCTCCTAAAGGAATTAAAGTGGGCGATAAAATTATTTCAGGAAATGAAAACATTGATATTTTATTAGGTAATTCATTACCACTTGAATTCATTCCAGAAGGTACATTAGTTCACAATATTGAACTATCACCAAATGCTGGTGGTCAAATTACAAGAAGTGCTGGTGCTAGTGCACAAATTCTTGGTTTTGATGAAACTAAAAAATATATTTTAGTTAAATTAAACTCAGGCGAAGTTCGTAAGTTTAGAAAAGAATGTCGTGCTACAATTGGAACTGTTTCAAATGATGAACACATTCTTGAAAATTTAGGTAAAGCTGGTAAATCACGTCATTTAGGTGTTCGTCCAACAGTTCGTGGTTCTGCAATGAACCCCAATGATCACCCCCATGGGGGTGGTGAAGGTCGTTCACCAGTTGGTATGGATGCACCTCGTACACCTTGAGGTAAACGTCACATGGGTGTTAAAACTCGTAACAATAAGAAATCATCAACGAGCATGATTGTTCGTCGTCGTAAATAA
- the rpmI gene encoding 50S ribosomal protein L35, producing the protein MAKIRQKTKRAAAKRFSITKNGKLKRKHAYRSHLALGRSTKAKRHLRKDAIMSTSDTKRYTQCL; encoded by the coding sequence ATGGCTAAAATTAGACAAAAAACAAAAAGAGCCGCTGCAAAACGTTTTAGTATTACAAAAAATGGTAAACTAAAACGTAAACACGCTTATAGATCACATTTAGCTCTAGGTCGTTCAACAAAAGCTAAACGTCATTTAAGAAAAGACGCAATTATGAGCACATCTGACACAAAAAGATATACTCAATGCTTATAG
- the infC gene encoding translation initiation factor IF-3, which yields MNTPNNQRHMSSNNDARKNQPLINDQIRFRTMVVIDDHGNNLGEMNRIDALNLATSKNLDLVVIAKKGNIPVTKILDYGKYKYEQKRRQKESRKNQTIIKVKEIKIKPMIGEHDLKVRAENAKRWLEDKDNVKFVIEARGRMCTKDEFILQAYEKFIDLIKDYGTVVQANKKVSNYRYETIIEPIKK from the coding sequence ATGAATACACCAAACAATCAACGCCATATGTCATCAAATAATGATGCACGTAAAAATCAACCTTTAATTAATGATCAAATTCGTTTTCGAACAATGGTTGTAATTGATGACCATGGTAATAATTTAGGTGAAATGAATCGTATTGATGCCCTTAATTTAGCTACTTCAAAGAATTTAGATTTAGTTGTTATTGCTAAAAAAGGCAATATTCCTGTAACAAAAATTTTAGATTATGGCAAATATAAATACGAACAAAAACGTCGTCAAAAAGAATCAAGAAAAAATCAAACAATTATTAAGGTAAAAGAAATTAAAATCAAACCAATGATTGGTGAACATGATTTAAAAGTAAGAGCAGAAAATGCTAAACGTTGATTAGAAGATAAAGACAACGTGAAATTTGTGATTGAAGCACGTGGACGTATGTGTACAAAAGATGAATTTATTTTACAAGCTTATGAAAAATTCATCGACTTAATTAAAGATTATGGTACAGTTGTTCAAGCTAATAAAAAAGTTAGCAATTATCGATATGAAACAATTATTGAACCAATTAAAAAATAA
- the rplT gene encoding 50S ribosomal protein L20, translating into MRVKGGSVTRQRRKRWLEKAEGSWGTRNTSYRIARQTVIRAAEYAYRDRRNKKRDFRKLWISRINAAVRELGYTYSQFMNALVKANVVTKDGQGLNRKMLSELAINNPEAFNQLVNKVMK; encoded by the coding sequence ATGAGAGTAAAAGGCGGAAGTGTTACACGTCAACGTCGTAAAAGATGATTAGAAAAAGCTGAAGGTTCATGAGGAACACGTAATACCTCATATAGAATTGCTCGTCAAACAGTAATTCGTGCTGCAGAATATGCATATCGTGATCGTCGTAATAAAAAGCGTGATTTTAGAAAATTATGAATTTCAAGAATTAATGCTGCAGTTCGTGAATTAGGATATACATATTCACAATTTATGAATGCATTAGTAAAAGCTAATGTTGTTACTAAAGATGGCCAAGGTTTAAATAGAAAAATGCTATCTGAATTAGCAATTAATAACCCTGAAGCATTTAATCAATTAGTTAATAAAGTAATGAAATAA
- a CDS encoding 50S ribosomal protein L23, with product MELTRVILHPYTTEKTYSIRNKSEHETLTFIVDKNANKYQIREAFIAIFGLKPLKIRTTNRGPAKIRTSTARPGYTKAKKIAYIVMPIGVKVAVSKEEVEAANAK from the coding sequence ATGGAATTAACAAGAGTTATTTTACATCCATATACGACAGAAAAAACTTATTCTATTCGTAATAAAAGCGAGCATGAAACATTAACTTTTATTGTTGATAAAAATGCTAATAAATACCAAATTCGTGAAGCGTTTATTGCGATTTTTGGTTTAAAACCACTTAAAATTCGTACTACAAACCGTGGTCCTGCAAAAATTCGTACTTCAACAGCTAGACCAGGATATACAAAAGCAAAAAAAATTGCTTATATAGTAATGCCAATAGGTGTTAAAGTAGCTGTAAGTAAAGAAGAAGTTGAAGCAGCAAACGCAAAGTAG
- the rplP gene encoding 50S ribosomal protein L16, with product MLQPKRTKFRKPHKVSYEGKAKGNKQVDFGEFGLMALEGAWIDARQIESARIAISKRLLKTGKMWIRIFPHMSLTKKPLEVRMGSGKGSPEKWVAVVKAGTVMFEIANVSEELMREALRAAGNKLPIKVKIVKKGEAN from the coding sequence ATGTTACAACCAAAAAGAACAAAATTTCGTAAGCCTCATAAAGTAAGCTACGAAGGTAAAGCTAAAGGAAATAAACAAGTTGATTTTGGTGAATTTGGATTAATGGCACTAGAAGGTGCATGAATTGATGCGCGTCAAATTGAATCAGCACGGATTGCAATTTCAAAACGTTTATTAAAAACTGGTAAAATGTGAATTCGTATTTTTCCACATATGTCATTAACTAAAAAACCATTAGAAGTACGTATGGGTTCTGGTAAAGGTAGTCCAGAAAAATGAGTAGCAGTTGTAAAAGCTGGAACAGTAATGTTTGAAATTGCTAATGTTTCAGAAGAATTAATGCGTGAAGCTTTACGTGCTGCTGGAAATAAGTTACCAATTAAAGTAAAAATTGTTAAGAAGGGAGAAGCTAACTAA